The nucleotide sequence AAATTCGGCAAATTCATCGCCACCTGGCCGCAACAGCGGTGATTGTTCTGCTCCAGCATTTCATCCCAATGCGACCGGATGAGCTCTCTGCATAGTTGATGAGCTATCATGAAGCAATTTTGGAACGAACCGTTCCCCCATATATGATCCCAATGGTAGTGGGTGTTGATTACCACCATCGGCTTATTATCATTTTTGATATATTCCTTGATTGGCTCGGCTGTCAAAGAACCCAATCCCGTATCGATAATGTAATTGTATTTTTCCCCCCTGATTAAATAAAGGTTCAAATCGCATGTCGACGGATTTTTGTAGGTGAACACGACGCCCCGCCGTTTTATTCTTTGAATGTTCATCAGCCTTCACTCCTCTTCGCT is from Hydrogenispora ethanolica and encodes:
- a CDS encoding MBL fold metallo-hydrolase — its product is MNIQRIKRRGVVFTYKNPSTCDLNLYLIRGEKYNYIIDTGLGSLTAEPIKEYIKNDNKPMVVINTHYHWDHIWGNGSFQNCFMIAHQLCRELIRSHWDEMLEQNNHRCCGQVAMNLPNLVFEQGLYFPEDKIRLFHAPGHTADSISVLDKTEKVLIVADNVGENMAEIIPGLDCGKDVYRNTVEKYAAMDFDTCISGHNTILGKDVLETILNKL